The DNA segment TAGCTTTGTCACTTGGCTCTGGGGCGCCGGCATTCGCCCCGGCGTGGCTCACGGAGCCAGCGACGACTGGGGCTATCAAGCTGTCGAAAACAAAACCTGGTGTCACGATCTGCATGCCACCATTTTGTACCTGTTGGGCATCGATCATTTACAACTGACCGTACGTCATAACGGCATCGATCGCCGCCTGACCGATGTGCATGGTCATGTCATCCAACAGGTGCTGAGTTAGCAGGCTGCAATCCAGATAATGAGTGGCTGATGCCTGCGTACGATAGTGGAATCAGATCGCTTGATCCTGAGTACCCCTGTGGCTCGATTGAAAGACTGGAGCGTGTGGGACTGGTGCAAAACTAGTGGCAATACCAAACTTGAGAAGCGGGTTACTGACGATGCGTAGAACTTTGCTTGTGGCCGGTATCAAGTGTGTGCACTTGATTCACGGCGCCTTCATCTTCTTGGTGGTAGCCGCGCCTCGGAGCGCTCAGGCCAGTGACGGTGAAACCCGTCGCCCCCACGTACTGTTTATCGCCGTCGATGATCTGAACGATTGGTGCGGGCCGCTGGGTGGTCATGCGCTGGTCAAGACGCCTAATCTGGATCGCTTGGCCAGGCGCGGCACAACGTTCACCAACGCACATTGCAATTCGCCCTTGTGCAATTCATCGCGTGCCAGCCTGCTGTTTGGTCTCAGACCTACCACAACTGGCATTTATGGATTGTCTCCTTCTCCGCGAGCACTTCCGGAATTTGCCGAACTACCGACGCTGCCACAGTATTTTGGAACGCACGGCTACACCACCTATGGTGTGGGCAAAATATTTCACAGCGGCGTCAGCGCAGGGCCGCTACCTGGAAATGCGCGATCGGCTGGTACTCCGCAGCCCGATTTCATGATTACCGGCTCGGCAGGTGGCATTGGCGCGCGTCCGCCGTCCAAGCTGGTTGGGCCTACCCCCATGGGCAACAATCCCTTGATGGATTGGGGCGTATTCGCACATGAGGACAAGGATAAAGGTGATTACCAAGTCGCCAGTTGGGCCGTCGAACGTATTCTAAAGGCTCCCAAGGACCGACCGCTGCTCTTCTCTGCGGGATTTTTTCTGCCGCATGTACCGTGTTATGCTACACAGCCATGGTTTGATTTATATCCCAACGATCAGTCCGTTCTGCCTGAGGTGTTCAGTAGCGATCGCGATGATACGCCACGATTCTCCTGGTACACGCACTGGCATTTGCCAGAACCGCGTTTGAAATGGCTGCAAGAGCGTGACCAGTGGATTAATTTGGTACGCAGTTATCTGGCCTGCGTCAGCTTTGTTGACGCGCAAATTGGCCGCGTATTGGATGCGCTGGAGCAAGCCGGTCTTGCCGATCGAACGATCGTCGTCCTGTGGAGCGATCATGGCTGGCATCTGGGCGAAAAGGGAATCACCGGTAAAAATTCTTTGTGGGATCGCAGCACGCGTGTGCCGCTGATTTTCGCTGGCCCAGGAATCACGGCTGGGGCTCGCTGCGACCAACCGGTGGAACTACTAGACGTCTATCCTTCGTTGGTCGAGCTATGTGGGCTGACCGCCCGACAAGACTTGGAAGGTTTGAGTCTGGTTGACCAACTGCGCGATCCGCATGCTGTCCGCACGCGCCCGGCTATCACTTCACACAACCAAGGCAATCACGGTATTCGTAGCCAGCATTACCGCTTGATTCGCTATGCTGATGGCAGCGAAGAATTCTACGACTATCGCACCGATCCACGCGAGTGGCATAACGTGGTGGGGCAATCTCAATATGCCGAGCTGATCGCTCAACATCGTAGGTGGCTTCCGACCATCGATCGTCCTCCTGCTTCCGGCAGCGCTCACCGCATTTTGACCTATGATGCCGATTCAGATACGGCAGTCTGGGAGGGCGCTGCGATCTCTCGAGCGGATCCAATTCCTGAATAAAGCCAGCCTAAACTAGAACTGATCGCACTCCGGCTGCCACGCTCGCCAGAGGTGGATACTACTGGAATCGCCGGTGCAAATCCACGGTTCAGGCGACCGTGGCTACGGAAAGATGCATTCACCCAAAACGTTCTATGCAACGCCTACGCTGGCGGTTAAGGCTGCTTGTACGGCTTACGCTGCCCGGCGAACTAGATCACCGATTGCGTGTCGAACAGGTGTTGGCTGTTGCAGTTGTTGCCAACGGTCGCTGGCAGACTTAATGCGCTGCTGTATATGAAGATTTGCATCGGCCGACAGTGTACCTCTGGCCCAGGCGAGTGAACCTGAGAAGTTCCCTGTCAAGCAACCGCGCAGGAAGTCTACAGCAGCAGCGCCGGCTCCTGAGGCTTGTAGCCCGTAAGCGACCGCAAGTTCTGCCAGCTGCTTGATGTTCGCAGCTGTTCGCTTACTGGTCGCCTGCGATTGTTTCACACAATCGCCTTCGAGCAACTGACTAGGAATCCCCAGTCGGTTCATCAGTAGCGCCAATTCGACATCCGCATTGGCCCACTGGACCGATTCGTTCCAACCGCCGACAGCCAGCAGCATCCGGCGCAAATAGAAGCCGCACGTCAGCTCGGGCCCACAGGTTAGTCCCACGTGTCGTTGCCGATAATCTCCTGAACGCAACACACTGCCACTGTTAACCGCGTCCATTCGCAATCCGTAGCTACACTGAGTCGCGGTGGTGGCAATGCCGACGGCCAAACTAGCCGGTTCATTGGCAGAATTTGACTTGCTGGTCAGACGCTGGCAGGCTTGTTCGGCCCAATCATCAGA comes from the Pirellulaceae bacterium genome and includes:
- a CDS encoding sulfatase is translated as MRRTLLVAGIKCVHLIHGAFIFLVVAAPRSAQASDGETRRPHVLFIAVDDLNDWCGPLGGHALVKTPNLDRLARRGTTFTNAHCNSPLCNSSRASLLFGLRPTTTGIYGLSPSPRALPEFAELPTLPQYFGTHGYTTYGVGKIFHSGVSAGPLPGNARSAGTPQPDFMITGSAGGIGARPPSKLVGPTPMGNNPLMDWGVFAHEDKDKGDYQVASWAVERILKAPKDRPLLFSAGFFLPHVPCYATQPWFDLYPNDQSVLPEVFSSDRDDTPRFSWYTHWHLPEPRLKWLQERDQWINLVRSYLACVSFVDAQIGRVLDALEQAGLADRTIVVLWSDHGWHLGEKGITGKNSLWDRSTRVPLIFAGPGITAGARCDQPVELLDVYPSLVELCGLTARQDLEGLSLVDQLRDPHAVRTRPAITSHNQGNHGIRSQHYRLIRYADGSEEFYDYRTDPREWHNVVGQSQYAELIAQHRRWLPTIDRPPASGSAHRILTYDADSDTAVWEGAAISRADPIPE
- a CDS encoding glycosyltransferase family 2 protein; this encodes MLRLSIIVPHQHNDSDLENTILSALEHRPKDCEIILVHDGSYSDPYQLGDELLLLHEEADNPVALLNAGLAVARSPIICVLSGGVTVQSDDWAEQACQRLTSKSNSANEPASLAVGIATTATQCSYGLRMDAVNSGSVLRSGDYRQRHVGLTCGPELTCGFYLRRMLLAVGGWNESVQWANADVELALLMNRLGIPSQLLEGDCVKQSQATSKRTAANIKQLAELAVAYGLQASGAGAAAVDFLRGCLTGNFSGSLAWARGTLSADANLHIQQRIKSASDRWQQLQQPTPVRHAIGDLVRRAA